AGCCGCCTGATGCAGAGCCTGCTCATCTCGCACACGCAGCGCTATCACAAGCACCACGGCTCCGGCGGCCACGTCTGGCAGGGGCGGTTCAAGAGCCCCGTGATCCAAAGCGGCGAACACCTGCTCACCGTGCTGCGCTACATCGAGGCCAATCCGCTACGCGCCGGTCTCGTTCGCCAGGCGGGCGATTATCGTTGGAGCAGCTTTTGTGCGCACGGCCTCGGCGAGCCGGACCCGCTCCTCGACCGGCTGCCGGAGTACGAGGCCCTCGCCGCCACGCCCGGCCGGCGGCAGGCGATCTGGGCCCGCAAGGTGCACGCGCCGCAGCGCGAACCGACGCTGGCAGCGATTCGCCGCTCGAACCTGGCCGGATTGCCGTACGGCGACGCGGCATGGCTGCAGCGCCTGGCCCGGCGGCTCGACTTGGAATTGACCATCAGGCCGCCGGGGCGACCGCGCAAGGACACGCCGAGGAAGCAATAAACAGTTCTGACCCGGTTTGTGGGTGCGACCAGAAACGGGAGGAAGCGAAGTGCTTCAAGCTCTTTGGTCCTCTGAGCCGCGTGCTCTGCGGTTGCCTCATTGCGAAACGCGTCGAGCTTTCCCGACGCGACATCGCGCTCCTACTGCTGATCCCAGAGCGCCGAGTCGTAGGAGGCAAACCACTTGCGAAAGTCCGCCAACTCGTCTGGCGAAAGGCTCTGAACATCTCTTTCGATGCGCTCGACGTTGGACATGGCCCGTTTCTCCCGTGTCAATCCTACCTACCACGGCTTTGGATGAACTGTCGAATTGCGGGCGGCTGGAGCCGGCCTCTTTCGCGGCGCTAACCGAACGTTTCTTCGATCACCGGGTTTTCGAGCACGCCGATCTTTTCGATCTCGATCGAGATCCGGTCGCCCGGTTGCAGGAACACCGGCGGCTTGCGCGCGCCGCCCACGCCGTGCGGCGTGCCGGTCAGGATCACCGTGCCCGGCTGCAAGCGCGTGCTGCCGCTGAGGAACTCGATCAAGGTGGGCACGTCGAAGATCATGTCTTCGGTGGTCCAGTCTTGCATCGTCTGGCCGTTGAGCACCGTCTTGATCGCGAGCGCGTTGGGGTTGGCGATCTCATCGGCCGTCACCAGGCAGGGCCCCAACGGGCAGAACGTGGCAAACGTCTTGCCGCGGCACCACTGGCTGCCGCCCCACTTCATCTGCCAGTCGCGGGCACTCACGTCGTTGGCGCAGGTGTAGCCCAGCACATAGTCGAGCGCGTCGGCCTTGCTGACGTTGTAACAGGCCCGCGAGAGTACGACGGCCAACTCGCATTCATAGTCGACCATGTCGCTGCGCAGCTTGCGCGGCAGCACGATCGGGTCGCCGGGATTGGTCAACGTGCCCGAGTTCTTCATGAACACCACCGGCTGCTCGGGGATCGGCTGATTCCCTTCGGCGGCGTGGCGGCGGTAGTTCAGGCCGATGCAGATAATGTCGCGCGGCTCGATCGGGGCGAGCAGCTTGTGCACGTCGGCCGCCTCGCC
This genomic interval from Pirellulales bacterium contains the following:
- a CDS encoding transposase, which gives rise to MPRPLRPVGASLTYHVINRGNNRQPVFHGDDDFAAFLRALGELKQRRPFKLFGYCLLHNHVHLLLQPSGETTISRLMQSLLISHTQRYHKHHGSGGHVWQGRFKSPVIQSGEHLLTVLRYIEANPLRAGLVRQAGDYRWSSFCAHGLGEPDPLLDRLPEYEALAATPGRRQAIWARKVHAPQREPTLAAIRRSNLAGLPYGDAAWLQRLARRLDLELTIRPPGRPRKDTPRKQ
- a CDS encoding fumarylacetoacetate hydrolase family protein; translated protein: MKIIRYQDRSGAVHFGRLHGDGRTTRLEGSILAAPRDSGEAADVHKLLAPIEPRDIICIGLNYRRHAAEGNQPIPEQPVVFMKNSGTLTNPGDPIVLPRKLRSDMVDYECELAVVLSRACYNVSKADALDYVLGYTCANDVSARDWQMKWGGSQWCRGKTFATFCPLGPCLVTADEIANPNALAIKTVLNGQTMQDWTTEDMIFDVPTLIEFLSGSTRLQPGTVILTGTPHGVGGARKPPVFLQPGDRISIEIEKIGVLENPVIEETFG